The Elgaria multicarinata webbii isolate HBS135686 ecotype San Diego chromosome 11, rElgMul1.1.pri, whole genome shotgun sequence genome segment CTTTGGTGGAATGCATACGCAAGATGGTTGCAATTATGTAGAGGTAAGAGATGCTAGTGATGGACAAAGAGCTGAGGAGCACCACTGAGGACAGGGCAGATTCCAGAGCCAGGATGAAATGTACATCATTGCAAGAAAGTTTTATCATTGGGGCGTAGTCACAAAAGAAATGATCAATGATATTGGAGCCACAGAAGGATAGTCGGAACAGCAAAAAGATGGGACCAAGGGTAGAAAGGAAACCACCGATCCAGCAACCCAGGACTAAAGAGGTGCAGACACATCCATTCATAATGATGGTATAGCGAAGTGGGTGGCAGATGGCAACATAGCGGTCAAAGGACATCACAGCAATGAGGATGAACTCAGTGGTACCgaggaagaagtagaagtagcATTGGGAGGCACAGCCCAAGAAGGAGATGGCTTTGTTCATGGAAACCAGATTCACCAGCATTTTGGGTGAAATTGACAAAACAAAGAGGATCTCCAAGAAGGAGAgattgcagaggaagaagtacatgggggtTTGGAGGCTGTGATTGATACACACCAgtgtgatgatggtgatgttcCCAGCTAGCGTTAAGAGAAAAACAGCAAGAAGCACTGCAAAAAGGACGAATTTGAAGGATCTAGGAAGCTGGAAGCCGAGTAATATGAATTCGGTCACCTCTTCTGTACCATTCCGATTAATCAGCTGCATGCCCACTTTGAGCTGTAGAATGgtcaagcacacacaaaaatacacatgttAGAGTCTGCGTgagtcatagaattgtagagttggaaggggcctataaggccatcgagtccaaccccctgcccagtggaggaatctaccttaaagcatccctgacagatggttctccagctgcctcttgaatgcctctcatgtgggagagcccacaacctccctaggtcattggttccaatgtcgtactgctctaacagccaggataTTTTTcttgatatccagccagaatctggcttcttgtaacttgaggcAAGGCcagctcttttccctcccttttaaTATTCCAAATCCAAACATGTCTCCCCCTTCACCCTGAAAAGGCATGAGAAACCCTCTCTTTAAGACATCAGCCTCTTAATTCCTTTACACTACCTTTCTGATAATATCTGAACAGTATTTTTGTCCTCTGCTTCTTAGCaccgggagattcaggacagaatgTCCAAGTCCACCCGTTTTTTGGAACATGGTTTAAGAAATGGAAAGACATGGGAGGGGAGTTGAGTATTGAACCATTCAAAATTGAGAATATGATTTACTGGAGATGGTCCTCCAATATGTGTACAAAAGAAATCTATAGTCACAAGTGAGACCTGCAGTGTTGCTCTCTGAAGTACTCATGTTCAGGATATTCAATACCAATCCTCCTTCTACCTGGTTTCCCTTCCACACCACCAAAAGTCAGTTAGCAGTCCATGATCtctaagcatgctcagttctcatttaGCTATTGGGGTGGGTGTGTCCATTCCCCGAAGTTATTTTCCCCTAAATACTTTATGTACTTCAGGAAACCTTGGGGTActtggaaccaatggcctagggaggttgtgggctctcccacactagaggccttcaagaggcagctggacagccatctgacaggaaTGCTAAAGgtagagactgaaacaactaggcatgttcagcctggagaagagaagattgaggagagacatgatagcactcttcaaatacttaaagggttgtcacacaggggagggccaggatctcttctcgatcaccccatagtgcaggacatggaataacaggctcaagttacaggaagccagattccagctggacatcaggaaaaacttcctgactgttagagcagtacgacaatggaaccagttacctagggaggttgtgggctctcccacactagaggccttcaagaagcagctacacagccatctgtcaggtatgctttagggtggattcctgcattgagcagggggttggactcgatggccttataggccccttccaactctactattctataattcctgcaatgagcagggggttggactcgttggccttagaggccccttccaactctactattctgtgattctatgattccttccttCTTGCACATGAATGGTGCTCTTCTGGCTACATAAGCACTGGCACTTGAAAAAATTACTTTGCTATCATGATATAGGATGGACATGGGAAGATTTAGAATAGCACactgagaaaacaaaactgattgCCCTTCTTTTTTATCTTCTTTAATTCAAAACTTTTTGAAATTCAGTTCTGCTACCAACTCCCAGTTAGAGAATAAAGTTAAACTTCCAACATTCTGAATTTTCTTCCACGTTATTAAATACCAAGTCCACACTTACAGTGCATTATTGGCCTTAATGGCAACATCAGCTTCACAGAGAAAAATGAAGGAGTTTCAGAGTCCCTCATTCTTACCATGACTTGGTGTTCTGCTTTCATCCTTTCTAAAGAATGAGATATTGGGGAGGCAACATTCATATAAAGGCACCTGGGGAGGGTTGTTACTAAGAACTAAGAGCTTTCAACCACATGCATATTGTCAAGGGAAGTTACGTCTTAAGAATTGTCAAGGGAAGTTACGTCTTAAGAAGGTCCTTCT includes the following:
- the LOC134405874 gene encoding olfactory receptor 6M1-like codes for the protein MQLINRNGTEEVTEFILLGFQLPRSFKFVLFAVLLAVFLLTLAGNITIITLVCINHSLQTPMYFFLCNLSFLEILFVLSISPKMLVNLVSMNKAISFLGCASQCYFYFFLGTTEFILIAVMSFDRYVAICHPLRYTIIMNGCVCTSLVLGCWIGGFLSTLGPIFLLFRLSFCGSNIIDHFFCDYAPMIKLSCNDVHFILALESALSSVVLLSSLSITSISYLYIIATILRMHSTKGQQKTFSTCASHIMVASIFYGSAIFMYSLPSKGRSRDAQKAVAVLTAVITPLLNPFIYTLRNEKVKEALKECLDRKKFSP